A section of the Sphingomonas ginsenosidivorax genome encodes:
- a CDS encoding MlaD family protein: METRSNHVLVGAVVLILLAVLALFTVWIARLGGTAEKEYDIFFRQSVDGLAPGSAVTFSGVPSGQVKGISLWKNDPQFVRVRISVKDETPILQGTTASISGVGFTGVSQISLDGARKGAAAIGCPEVSTPTECPYGVPVIPTKLGGLGAILNSAPQLLERLSTLTERLTGLLTDRNQASIAGILENTNRLTDALADRGPEIAATLAQTRVAIQQAGDAAQQFGVLAKTTNGVLSEDVKPAMANLNKAIMSAQTSADTLNAAIGDARPGLQAFSKTTIPEANRLVHDLRTTAAALSSVAEKVDQQGASSLIGQQKLPDYKGK; encoded by the coding sequence ATGGAAACCCGTTCGAACCATGTCCTCGTCGGAGCGGTCGTGTTGATCCTGCTCGCGGTGCTGGCGCTCTTCACCGTGTGGATCGCGCGGCTCGGCGGCACCGCGGAGAAGGAATACGACATCTTCTTCCGCCAGTCGGTCGACGGTCTCGCACCCGGTTCCGCGGTCACCTTCTCGGGCGTGCCGTCGGGGCAGGTCAAGGGAATCTCGCTGTGGAAGAACGATCCGCAGTTCGTGCGCGTCCGCATCAGCGTCAAGGACGAGACCCCGATCCTGCAGGGCACCACCGCGTCGATCTCGGGCGTCGGCTTCACCGGCGTCAGCCAGATCTCGCTCGACGGTGCCCGCAAGGGTGCCGCGGCGATCGGCTGCCCCGAAGTCAGCACGCCGACCGAATGCCCCTACGGCGTTCCCGTGATCCCGACCAAGCTGGGCGGCCTCGGCGCGATCCTCAATTCGGCACCGCAGCTGCTAGAGCGTCTGTCGACGCTGACCGAGCGGCTGACCGGGCTGCTCACCGACCGCAACCAGGCGTCGATCGCGGGTATCCTCGAGAACACCAACCGCCTGACCGATGCGCTGGCCGATCGCGGTCCCGAGATCGCCGCGACGCTGGCGCAGACCCGGGTCGCGATCCAGCAGGCGGGCGATGCCGCGCAGCAGTTCGGTGTGCTCGCCAAGACCACCAACGGCGTGCTGTCGGAGGACGTGAAGCCGGCGATGGCGAACCTCAACAAGGCGATCATGTCGGCGCAGACGAGCGCGGATACGCTCAACGCGGCGATCGGCGATGCACGACCGGGCCTGCAGGCCTTCTCGAAGACGACGATCCCCGAGGCCAACCGTCTGGTCCACGACCTGCGCACCACTGCGGCGGCGCTGTCGTCGGTCGCGGAAAAGGTCGACCAGCAGGGGGCCAGCTCGCTGATCGGCCAGCAGAAGCTCCCGGATTACAAGGGTAAGTGA
- a CDS encoding TPM domain-containing protein, giving the protein MRLSNLDHDRVTAAVRAAERDTDGEIVTIVAAGSDRYHDVSLHYAVLAMLLVPALLAFRPGIADSIYARFDPWDQAPVGALFGIALILMVLVFLLVRLMLASDALRIAVSPGPTKTRRVRRRALVLFRAGAEKRTRASTGVLLYLSIAERRAEIIADAAIHSRVPNETWGEAMAAVLAGVRDDRPGDGMADAVVRIGLVLTEHFPRSGKPVNELPDRLIEL; this is encoded by the coding sequence ATGCGGCTGAGCAATCTCGACCATGACCGCGTCACCGCCGCGGTGCGCGCCGCCGAACGCGATACCGACGGCGAGATCGTGACGATCGTCGCGGCCGGGTCCGACCGCTATCACGACGTGTCGCTCCATTATGCGGTCCTCGCGATGCTGCTGGTACCCGCGCTGCTCGCGTTCCGGCCGGGGATTGCGGACTCGATCTATGCGCGGTTCGATCCCTGGGACCAGGCGCCGGTGGGCGCGCTGTTCGGCATCGCACTGATCCTGATGGTGCTGGTGTTCCTGCTGGTGCGGCTGATGCTGGCGTCGGACGCGCTGCGGATCGCGGTGTCGCCCGGACCGACCAAGACGCGGCGCGTGCGCCGGCGCGCGCTGGTGCTGTTCCGTGCCGGCGCCGAGAAGCGGACGCGCGCCTCGACCGGCGTGCTGCTCTATCTCTCGATCGCCGAGCGCCGCGCGGAGATCATCGCCGATGCGGCGATCCACAGCCGCGTGCCCAACGAAACCTGGGGCGAGGCGATGGCGGCGGTGCTGGCAGGCGTGCGCGACGACCGGCCCGGCGACGGCATGGCGGACGCGGTGGTACGGATCGGCCTGGTCCTGACCGAACATTTCCCGAGGAGCGGCAAACCCGTGAACGAACTTCCCGACCGATTGATCGAATTGTGA
- a CDS encoding plasmid stabilization protein — MPQGDKSAYTDKQKRKAAHIAESYEERGVPEKEAEGRAWATVNADSGGGNKSGSGRGKPDTHAAAKRGGKAAAGRSAADRSAAAKKGWETRRKAG, encoded by the coding sequence ATGCCGCAGGGTGACAAGAGCGCGTACACCGACAAGCAGAAGCGCAAGGCCGCGCACATCGCCGAAAGCTATGAGGAGCGCGGCGTTCCCGAAAAGGAAGCCGAAGGGCGCGCCTGGGCCACGGTGAATGCCGATTCGGGTGGCGGCAACAAGTCGGGCTCGGGACGCGGCAAGCCGGACACGCATGCGGCAGCGAAGCGCGGCGGGAAGGCGGCGGCTGGCCGCAGCGCGGCGGACCGATCCGCGGCGGCGAAGAAGGGGTGGGAGACCCGGCGCAAGGCGGGGTAG
- a CDS encoding ABC-type transport auxiliary lipoprotein family protein — translation MKTPLILIAMLPLAGCISFGAKPPPSLLTLTSSSQVPVGQNQDSATARSITIQVPTTPLALATARVPVQATPTSIAYVPDAQWSEPPARLFARLSADTIAARTGLVVLSTVQSVGDPSAQLAGELRNFGLDAGTREAVVTFDASLTRAGKTSVEKRRFEARVPVAAIDAPSAAAGINQAANQVATQLADWIGR, via the coding sequence ATGAAGACACCACTCATCCTGATCGCGATGCTCCCGCTGGCCGGGTGCATCAGCTTCGGCGCCAAGCCGCCGCCCTCGCTGCTGACGCTGACGAGCAGCTCGCAGGTGCCGGTCGGGCAGAACCAGGATTCGGCGACCGCGCGGTCGATCACCATCCAGGTCCCGACCACGCCGCTGGCGCTCGCCACCGCGCGTGTACCGGTGCAAGCGACGCCGACGAGCATCGCCTACGTCCCCGACGCGCAATGGTCCGAACCGCCGGCGCGGCTGTTCGCGCGACTGTCGGCGGACACGATCGCGGCGCGTACCGGGCTGGTCGTGCTGTCGACGGTCCAGTCGGTCGGCGATCCCAGCGCGCAGCTGGCAGGCGAGCTCCGCAATTTCGGGCTCGATGCCGGCACGCGCGAGGCGGTTGTGACGTTCGACGCCTCGCTGACTCGCGCTGGCAAGACCTCGGTCGAGAAGCGCCGCTTCGAGGCGCGCGTGCCCGTCGCCGCGATCGATGCGCCGTCCGCGGCCGCGGGGATCAACCAGGCGGCGAACCAGGTCGCGACGCAGCTCGCCGACTGGATCGGTCGCTAA
- a CDS encoding NUDIX hydrolase codes for MSIVWEGRYLTIQKQGTWEFATRAGDIAAAVIVAIDDGHILLVEQFRVPIGRNCLELPAGLVGDETAGESVAVAAGRELEEETGYRADRIEDLGLFYSSPGMTSESFTLVRASGLTKVGDGGGDGDENITVHRVKLAEVPAFVAAKRAAGVAIDAKMVLILAASIL; via the coding sequence TTGAGCATCGTCTGGGAGGGCCGTTACCTCACGATCCAGAAACAGGGGACGTGGGAATTCGCGACGCGGGCGGGCGACATCGCCGCGGCGGTGATCGTCGCGATCGACGACGGGCATATCCTGCTGGTCGAGCAGTTTCGCGTGCCGATCGGGCGCAACTGCCTCGAGCTGCCCGCCGGGCTGGTCGGCGACGAGACCGCGGGCGAGAGCGTCGCGGTCGCCGCGGGTCGCGAGCTCGAGGAAGAGACCGGCTATCGCGCCGATCGGATCGAGGATCTGGGGCTGTTCTATTCGTCGCCCGGGATGACCTCGGAATCGTTCACGCTGGTTCGCGCGTCTGGGCTGACGAAGGTCGGCGATGGCGGCGGCGACGGCGACGAGAACATCACCGTGCACCGGGTGAAGCTGGCCGAGGTCCCGGCGTTCGTAGCGGCGAAGCGTGCCGCGGGGGTGGCGATCGATGCAAAGATGGTGCTGATCCTGGCGGCGTCGATCCTCTAG
- a CDS encoding LemA family protein yields MHKSLVRVSTVLAATTMLAGCGINSIPTQEEAAKARWADVQNEYQRRSDLIPNLVATVKGYAAQESKVLISVSEARARAGSVRLSGDDLTDPAKVQNYANAQNGLTVALSQLRPLQEQYPDLKSNANFLALQSQLEGTENRITIARRDYNGAVQSYNTTIRTFPAAVGAKIFYGAKPMVPFQATTPGAETAPSVSFGNAS; encoded by the coding sequence ATGCACAAGTCCCTGGTCCGCGTGAGCACCGTGTTGGCGGCAACGACGATGCTCGCCGGTTGCGGCATCAACAGCATCCCGACGCAGGAAGAGGCCGCCAAGGCGCGCTGGGCCGACGTGCAGAACGAGTATCAGCGCCGCAGCGACCTGATCCCCAACCTGGTCGCCACCGTGAAGGGCTATGCCGCGCAGGAGAGCAAGGTGCTGATCAGCGTCAGCGAGGCGCGCGCCCGCGCCGGCTCGGTCCGGCTCAGCGGCGACGACCTGACCGATCCGGCCAAGGTGCAGAACTATGCCAACGCGCAGAACGGCCTCACCGTCGCGCTCAGCCAGCTGCGGCCGCTGCAGGAACAATATCCGGACCTGAAGTCGAACGCGAACTTCCTCGCGCTGCAGAGCCAGCTCGAGGGGACCGAGAACCGCATCACGATCGCGCGGCGCGATTACAACGGCGCGGTGCAGAGCTACAACACGACGATCCGCACCTTCCCCGCCGCGGTCGGCGCGAAGATCTTCTACGGCGCCAAGCCGATGGTACCGTTCCAGGCGACCACCCCGGGCGCCGAGACCGCACCCAGCGTCAGCTTCGGCAACGCGAGCTGA
- a CDS encoding TPM domain-containing protein produces MRKAALLLVMAVAGLGTASAQTFPKFTGVVVDAANVIPDDQEAALTTRLQDLQKTTGNQLVVATIPSLEGYPIEDYGYRLLRSWGVGLKDVNNGAILIVAPNDRKVRIEVGYGLEPVLTDAFSSVIVNQQILPRFKAGDMPGGIVAGANAVADQLALPDAEARAKVTAAAAEYGKTHRTQAQGSGGGVPFGLIFWLIVLAVIVVPMIGRRARGRRYGGGGGSNWPIVLWSVANEIGRSSGGGGGWSGGGGGSDSGGGGWMGGGFTGGGGGSAGGGGASGSW; encoded by the coding sequence ATGCGCAAAGCCGCGCTGCTGCTGGTCATGGCGGTCGCCGGACTCGGCACGGCGTCCGCGCAGACCTTCCCCAAATTCACGGGCGTGGTCGTCGACGCGGCGAACGTCATCCCCGACGACCAGGAAGCGGCGCTGACGACGCGGCTGCAGGATCTGCAGAAGACGACCGGCAACCAGCTGGTCGTGGCGACGATCCCCAGCCTCGAAGGCTATCCGATCGAGGATTACGGCTATCGCCTGCTGCGCAGCTGGGGCGTCGGGCTGAAGGACGTCAACAACGGCGCGATCCTGATCGTCGCACCGAACGACCGGAAAGTCCGGATCGAGGTCGGCTATGGGCTCGAGCCCGTCCTGACCGACGCCTTCTCCAGCGTGATCGTCAACCAGCAGATCCTGCCCCGGTTCAAGGCCGGCGACATGCCCGGCGGGATCGTCGCGGGCGCGAACGCGGTCGCGGACCAGCTCGCACTGCCCGATGCCGAGGCGCGCGCGAAGGTCACCGCAGCGGCAGCCGAGTATGGCAAGACGCATCGCACGCAGGCCCAGGGCAGCGGCGGCGGCGTGCCGTTCGGGCTGATCTTCTGGCTGATCGTGCTCGCGGTCATCGTCGTGCCGATGATCGGTCGGCGCGCGCGGGGACGGCGCTATGGCGGCGGCGGCGGAAGCAACTGGCCGATCGTGCTGTGGAGCGTCGCCAACGAGATCGGCCGATCGAGCGGTGGCGGCGGCGGCTGGAGCGGCGGCGGCGGCGGCAGCGACAGTGGGGGCGGAGGCTGGATGGGCGGCGGCTTCACTGGCGGCGGCGGCGGATCCGCCGGTGGCGGCGGCGCGTCGGGGAGCTGGTGA